A part of Liolophura sinensis isolate JHLJ2023 chromosome 1, CUHK_Ljap_v2, whole genome shotgun sequence genomic DNA contains:
- the LOC135464515 gene encoding homeobox protein engrailed-1-B-like gives MKFTNFSIDEILKPSFGSKSSNDSKTAGCSTDVNLKPMCPPSPNAAVTIVKLETLEDQLGGRLSFSGIIDSKGPQLGGRGSEGVNRVLPSPENREQLFPAWIYCTRYSDRPSAGPRSRRQQRRTESSEPRHRTSFSKAQIEILTEAFKVCPYLTEDKRRSLSRELKLHESQIKIWFQNKRAKSKKSSGRKTKLAMNLLEQGLYNHVTRKEES, from the exons ATGAAGTTCACTAATTTCTCCATCGACGAAATACTCAAACCTTCATTTGGCTCAAAGTCTTCTAATGACAGTAAAACTGCAGGGTGTAGCACTGATGTTAACCTTAAGCCCATGTGTCCGCCGTCGCCGAATGCTGCCGTCACCATTGTAAAGCTGGAAACTCTAGAGGACCAGCTAGGTGGAAGATTGTCCTTTTCAGGGATAATAGACAGTAAGGGCCCCCAGCTGGGTGGCAGAGGGTCAGAGGGTGTGAACAGGGTGCTCCCGTCCCCTGAGAACCGGGAGCAGCTTTTCCCAGCGTGGATCTACTGCACGCGTTACTCAGACAGACCCTCCGCAG GTCCAAGATCACGCCGTCAGCAGAGACGAACGGAGTCATCCGAGCCGCGTCATCGTACATCTTTCAGCAAGGCGCAAATAGAGATTCTGACAGAAGCTTTCAAGGTGTGTCCTTACCTCACCGAAGATAAACGGCGCAGTTTGTCCAGAGAGCTGAAACTTCACGAGTCACAGATAAAGATATGGTTCCAGAACAAGCGAGCCAAGTCGAAAAAATCAAGTGGTCGAAAAACAAAGTTGGCTATGAATCTTTTGGAGCAGGGACTGTACAATCACGTCACTCGTAAAGAGGAGAGCTAA